In a genomic window of Flavobacterium sp. KACC 22761:
- a CDS encoding aldo/keto reductase, which produces MEYRKLGNSELQLSAITYGAFAIGGNMWGGNEKSDSIASVHASINHGVTTIDTAPFYGFGLSEEMIGEAIKSQDRSKVQLLTKFGLVWDGSNNGKGDFFFDADDNGKKVPISKYSSKANVIKEVEESLKRLQTDYIDLLQIHWPDSTTPISETMEAAETLIQQGKIRAFGVSNYNIAQIQEAQKTVQIASNQVAYSMLNRKIEEELIPFTVAENIGIIAYSPMERGLLTGKYFTDSKLKENDHRNGYFNQFDLQKVKTLVEELTSLAHAKEASLSQLVLRWTSLQKGIAIVLAGARNAEQAISNAKTMDFDLSSSELEFINQAIAKIK; this is translated from the coding sequence ATGGAATATAGAAAATTAGGCAATTCAGAACTTCAATTATCAGCAATAACTTATGGTGCTTTTGCTATTGGAGGAAACATGTGGGGCGGAAATGAAAAATCAGATTCAATCGCTTCAGTTCATGCATCAATCAATCACGGTGTCACTACGATCGACACTGCACCTTTTTATGGATTTGGTTTAAGTGAAGAAATGATTGGAGAGGCCATTAAAAGCCAGGACCGCTCTAAAGTTCAATTGCTAACTAAATTTGGTTTGGTTTGGGACGGAAGCAATAACGGAAAAGGTGATTTCTTTTTTGACGCAGACGATAATGGCAAAAAAGTTCCGATTTCCAAATACTCCTCAAAAGCAAACGTAATCAAAGAAGTTGAAGAAAGTTTAAAACGCCTTCAAACCGATTATATCGATTTATTGCAAATTCACTGGCCAGACTCCACTACTCCAATTTCCGAAACAATGGAAGCCGCAGAAACCTTAATTCAACAAGGAAAAATCAGAGCTTTTGGGGTTAGCAATTATAATATTGCACAAATTCAGGAAGCACAAAAAACAGTTCAAATCGCTTCAAATCAGGTGGCATACAGCATGCTGAACCGCAAAATTGAAGAAGAACTAATTCCTTTCACAGTTGCAGAAAACATCGGAATCATCGCTTACAGTCCAATGGAAAGAGGTTTGTTGACTGGAAAATATTTCACAGACAGCAAACTAAAAGAAAACGATCATAGAAATGGTTATTTCAATCAATTCGATCTTCAAAAAGTAAAAACTTTAGTGGAAGAATTAACTTCTTTAGCACACGCAAAAGAGGCAAGTTTATCACAATTGGTCTTACGTTGGACCTCTTTGCAAAAAGGAATTGCAATTGTTTTAGCAGGAGCAAGAAACGCAGAACAAGCTATTTCAAATGCCAAAACAATGGATTTTGATTTATCATCTTCAGAATTAGAATTCATCAATCAAGCAATTGCTAAAATAAAATAA
- a CDS encoding ThuA domain-containing protein, with translation MKNSIVIISLFLTNFLFQTNCSAQKSKKAKFKALVLYENGGHHLAFTKAAKPWLNKLAIDSSFTIDYIENTKTINEKLLKQYQVFIQLDYPPYTWGEESMQAFQKYMNSGKGGWVGLHHATLLGEFDGYPMWKWFSDFMGGIKFVNYIPDFANGKVTIEDKSHPVTKGIPADFLIKKEEWYIYDKSPRQNVHVLASVDESTYDPDSKIKMGDHPVVWTNDHFASRNIYIFMGHSPELFENEAYTTLLRNAIFWAAKRN, from the coding sequence ATGAAAAATTCAATTGTAATTATCTCTTTATTCCTGACAAATTTTTTATTTCAGACAAATTGCAGCGCTCAAAAATCAAAAAAGGCAAAATTCAAAGCTTTAGTTTTATATGAAAATGGCGGGCATCATTTGGCTTTTACCAAAGCGGCCAAACCTTGGCTGAACAAACTAGCAATTGACAGCAGTTTTACAATTGATTATATTGAAAACACAAAAACGATAAATGAGAAACTTTTAAAACAATATCAAGTCTTTATACAATTGGATTACCCGCCTTACACTTGGGGCGAAGAATCGATGCAGGCGTTTCAAAAATACATGAATAGTGGCAAAGGCGGCTGGGTTGGCTTGCATCATGCTACTTTGCTTGGAGAATTTGACGGTTATCCAATGTGGAAATGGTTTTCTGATTTTATGGGCGGCATAAAATTTGTCAATTACATTCCGGATTTTGCGAATGGAAAAGTAACTATTGAAGATAAATCACATCCTGTCACCAAAGGGATTCCAGCTGATTTTCTTATCAAAAAAGAAGAATGGTACATTTATGACAAAAGCCCAAGGCAGAATGTTCATGTATTGGCTTCAGTTGACGAATCGACTTATGATCCCGATTCAAAAATAAAAATGGGCGATCATCCTGTTGTTTGGACCAATGATCATTTTGCATCGCGAAATATCTACATTTTTATGGGACATTCTCCAGAATTATTCGAAAATGAAGCTTACACCACTCTTCTTAGGAATGCTATTTTTTGGGCAGCAAAGAGAAACTGA
- a CDS encoding META domain-containing protein, translated as MKKSFVLLIVAFIVCGCKTAKNTNLHATSLVIDKKLLQTWVLNELNGKTVQRSEFQNKIPKITIGNTLQTFKGNTGCNEINGNVFYYRKDEIQFLNINVETNKCPVSRKEDEFLKLLKTTSNYSIIDNKLVLSDRFDAILVFTKG; from the coding sequence ATGAAAAAAAGTTTTGTATTATTAATTGTTGCATTTATAGTGTGTGGTTGTAAAACCGCAAAAAATACAAATTTGCATGCAACTTCGTTAGTAATAGATAAAAAATTGCTCCAAACTTGGGTTTTAAATGAATTAAATGGGAAGACGGTACAAAGAAGTGAATTTCAAAATAAAATTCCGAAAATTACAATTGGAAATACTTTACAAACATTTAAAGGAAATACAGGTTGTAATGAAATTAATGGGAACGTGTTTTATTATAGGAAAGATGAAATTCAATTTTTGAATATTAATGTTGAAACTAATAAATGCCCCGTTTCAAGGAAAGAAGACGAGTTCTTGAAATTGCTAAAAACAACGTCAAATTATTCAATTATAGATAATAAACTTGTTTTATCTGATCGATTTGATGCAATATTAGTTTTTACAAAAGGGTAG
- a CDS encoding putative quinol monooxygenase codes for MISITAIIKSKKENLIEVQNLLTHLVTETRKEAACIRYDLHTCENVFILWEEWKDQPGLDLHNNQSYLQDFIKKTENLVSSPIQVYKTAQIL; via the coding sequence ATGATCTCAATCACCGCAATTATTAAAAGTAAAAAAGAAAATCTTATAGAAGTTCAAAACCTGCTGACACATCTAGTAACCGAAACTAGAAAAGAAGCTGCATGTATTCGTTACGACTTACACACTTGCGAGAATGTTTTTATTCTTTGGGAAGAATGGAAAGATCAACCAGGATTAGACTTGCATAACAATCAATCTTATTTGCAAGACTTCATCAAAAAAACCGAAAATCTGGTTTCAAGTCCGATTCAAGTTTACAAAACCGCACAGATTTTATAA
- a CDS encoding AraC family transcriptional regulator — MKKENLYEPFTVSFETLDEYPDVGDRHNFFELVYILEGTGRQCINKNVFEYDPGHLFLLTPEDCHNFTIETKTKFFFLRFNDIYLKNSSLQNENIQRLEYILQNANHQPGCILKNDPDKCLVKVMIEAICREHQDKDVYNQELIQQLVNTLIIIVARNIAKYLPEQITINTEAKAMDILQYIQNNIYYPEKIKAESISDYFGISNTYLGRYFKKHASETMQQYISNYKTKLIEHRLQFSDKRINEIAYEFGFTDESHFNKFFKKQKGNSPSEFRKRIRINA, encoded by the coding sequence ATGAAAAAAGAAAATTTATACGAGCCTTTTACTGTTTCCTTTGAAACTTTAGATGAATATCCAGATGTTGGAGATCGTCATAATTTTTTCGAATTGGTTTACATTTTGGAAGGAACAGGAAGGCAATGCATTAATAAGAATGTTTTTGAATATGATCCAGGGCATTTGTTTTTATTGACTCCTGAGGATTGTCATAATTTTACTATTGAGACTAAAACAAAGTTTTTCTTTTTAAGATTTAATGATATTTATTTGAAAAATTCGAGTTTGCAGAATGAAAATATTCAGCGATTAGAATATATTCTGCAGAATGCGAATCATCAGCCGGGCTGTATTTTAAAAAATGATCCTGATAAATGTTTGGTAAAAGTGATGATTGAAGCAATTTGCCGAGAGCATCAGGACAAAGATGTTTACAATCAGGAATTGATTCAGCAATTGGTCAATACGCTGATTATTATTGTGGCGCGAAATATTGCAAAATATCTTCCTGAACAAATAACAATAAATACTGAGGCAAAAGCAATGGATATCTTGCAATATATTCAGAACAATATTTATTATCCAGAAAAAATCAAAGCGGAATCAATAAGTGATTATTTCGGAATTTCGAATACGTATTTAGGACGTTATTTTAAGAAACATGCTAGTGAAACCATGCAACAATATATCAGCAATTACAAAACAAAACTGATTGAGCATCGTTTGCAATTCAGTGATAAACGAATCAATGAAATTGCGTATGAATTTGGTTTTACCGATGAAAGCCACTTTAATAAATTCTTTAAGAAACAAAAGGGAAATAGTCCTTCTGAGTTTAGAAAGAGGATTCGGATTAATGCGTAA
- a CDS encoding RES family NAD+ phosphorylase, with protein MIVFRIEKEKYLNTTLTGIGASMTEGYRWNSLNTKIVYTADSRALATLEVSVHLDLSEDLPMDRFYVEIEIPDEITIQEVHVNDLPSEWNSKPPILITQTIGDDFVYYNDAAVLKVPSAIIPDEFNYLINPNHEDASKIKIVSTKKMAFDSRIKQ; from the coding sequence ATGATCGTATTTAGAATTGAAAAAGAAAAATATTTAAATACCACATTAACAGGAATTGGCGCTTCAATGACTGAAGGTTACAGATGGAATAGCCTTAACACTAAAATCGTTTATACTGCCGACAGCCGAGCACTTGCAACACTTGAAGTATCAGTACATTTAGATTTAAGCGAAGACTTGCCCATGGATCGTTTTTATGTAGAAATTGAAATTCCAGACGAAATCACCATACAGGAAGTACATGTAAATGATTTGCCTTCGGAATGGAATTCTAAACCTCCAATATTAATTACACAGACAATCGGCGACGATTTTGTGTACTACAATGATGCCGCGGTTTTAAAAGTTCCGAGCGCTATCATACCCGATGAGTTTAATTATTTAATCAATCCGAATCACGAAGATGCTTCAAAAATCAAAATCGTAAGCACTAAAAAAATGGCTTTTGATTCAAGAATAAAACAATAA
- a CDS encoding DUF3291 domain-containing protein, with protein MSNYHLAEINIAKMKGVDINDPIMKEFVDNLDLVNTLAEESEGFVWRLKDETDNAINLNPYNDEQIIINVSVWENIETLEHYMYKTFHSDFLRRRKEWFQKFGKAHTAVWWIPKGQIPTMKEAVEKLDYLQKNGPSELVFDLRNKYPIPVNT; from the coding sequence ATGAGCAATTATCACCTTGCCGAAATTAATATTGCCAAAATGAAAGGCGTCGACATCAACGACCCTATCATGAAAGAATTTGTAGACAATTTAGATCTTGTAAATACCTTAGCTGAAGAAAGCGAAGGTTTTGTTTGGCGCTTAAAAGATGAAACTGATAATGCTATAAATCTCAATCCTTACAATGACGAACAAATTATTATCAATGTTTCTGTTTGGGAAAATATAGAAACATTGGAACATTATATGTACAAGACTTTTCACAGTGACTTTTTAAGACGCCGTAAAGAATGGTTTCAAAAATTCGGAAAAGCCCATACGGCGGTGTGGTGGATTCCAAAAGGACAAATCCCAACTATGAAAGAAGCAGTTGAAAAACTAGATTATCTTCAAAAAAACGGGCCATCAGAATTAGTTTTCGATCTTCGAAACAAATATCCAATACCCGTTAACACATAG
- a CDS encoding C40 family peptidase has product MFGICNLAIVPVRAEASDRSEIVTQLLFGEHIEILERYNQWAKIRIQYDDYVGWVDSKQYQVISKEQFDQLSKEAIILNADLIDYITAPNNLLLPIPLGASLSFLNNSEINTSNFDFEGTKTSGIKPKSAIINTAFMYLNAPYLWGGKTPFGIDCSGFTQMVYKLNGYKIHRDASQQALEGEPLSFIEESEVGDLAFFDNDEGNIIHVGIIMENNYIIHASGKVRIDRLDHTGIYNPEINKHTHKLRVIKKII; this is encoded by the coding sequence ATGTTTGGAATTTGCAATCTAGCCATAGTACCCGTTCGAGCCGAAGCTAGCGACAGAAGTGAAATCGTCACACAACTTTTATTTGGCGAACATATCGAAATTTTAGAGCGCTATAATCAGTGGGCTAAAATACGAATTCAGTATGATGATTATGTTGGCTGGGTCGATTCTAAACAATACCAGGTAATTTCAAAAGAGCAATTTGATCAGTTGAGCAAAGAAGCAATCATCTTAAATGCCGACTTGATTGATTATATCACAGCTCCAAATAATTTATTACTTCCTATTCCGCTTGGAGCTTCATTATCTTTTTTAAACAATAGCGAAATCAACACTTCAAATTTTGATTTTGAAGGTACAAAAACGAGCGGTATCAAACCTAAAAGCGCAATAATAAATACTGCTTTCATGTATTTGAATGCACCTTATTTATGGGGAGGAAAAACACCTTTTGGCATTGATTGTTCTGGCTTTACACAAATGGTTTACAAACTAAATGGTTACAAAATTCATCGTGATGCTTCACAACAAGCTCTTGAAGGGGAACCGTTGAGTTTTATTGAAGAAAGCGAAGTGGGAGATTTAGCTTTTTTTGATAATGATGAAGGAAACATCATTCATGTTGGAATCATTATGGAAAACAACTACATTATTCATGCAAGTGGAAAAGTTCGTATTGACCGTTTAGATCACACTGGAATTTACAATCCTGAAATAAACAAGCACACGCACAAACTTCGTGTGATCAAGAAGATTATTTAG
- a CDS encoding antitoxin Xre/MbcA/ParS toxin-binding domain-containing protein, protein MKKLAQKTKPFDTKRSIENASGKVISIRKSTLYSGGKEYSWSTKMERVRVIRSGIPYDSIEEISRRLNNPVKSVLAIVGIPQTTYNKKKSEHLLLDSRDSELVILINELIDYGLEVFNDEEEKFQRWLKKPNLSIGGNIPENMLDTITGINEVKFSLNRLEFGNLA, encoded by the coding sequence ATGAAAAAACTTGCACAAAAAACAAAGCCATTCGACACAAAAAGAAGCATTGAGAATGCTTCTGGAAAAGTGATATCCATTAGAAAATCGACTTTGTATTCTGGTGGAAAAGAATACAGCTGGAGTACTAAAATGGAACGTGTGAGAGTGATCCGATCTGGCATTCCATACGATTCGATCGAAGAAATTAGCAGAAGACTAAACAATCCTGTAAAATCAGTTTTAGCCATTGTAGGTATTCCGCAGACAACTTACAACAAGAAAAAAAGCGAACATCTTTTGCTCGATAGTAGAGACAGCGAATTGGTCATTCTAATCAATGAACTAATCGATTATGGATTAGAGGTTTTTAATGATGAAGAAGAAAAATTTCAGAGATGGCTAAAAAAACCAAACCTGTCTATTGGTGGAAATATTCCTGAAAATATGCTGGATACCATTACTGGAATTAACGAAGTAAAATTTAGCCTAAACAGATTAGAATTCGGAAATTTAGCGTAA
- a CDS encoding NAD(P)H-dependent oxidoreductase: MKKIFIINGGQKFAHSGGKFNKTVQDWTVDFLSKSNDYEIKTTHIEDQIDLQEEVEKFVWADLIIYHTPVWWFQIPNLFKKYIDDVFTQGHNNGIYKSDGRSRVNPDINYGTGGLLHGRKYMLTTSWNAPATAFTLPGEFFEETSVDDGPMFGFHKMNKFTGMEKVNGFHFHDVEKGATPENIIIFKEQYTKHLEETFKTL; the protein is encoded by the coding sequence ATGAAAAAAATATTTATAATTAACGGCGGACAAAAATTTGCACATTCAGGAGGAAAATTCAATAAAACCGTTCAAGATTGGACAGTTGATTTTCTTTCTAAAAGCAACGATTACGAAATAAAAACAACTCACATCGAAGATCAAATCGACTTACAAGAAGAAGTAGAAAAATTCGTTTGGGCAGATTTAATTATCTATCACACGCCAGTTTGGTGGTTTCAAATTCCAAATCTTTTCAAAAAATATATCGACGACGTTTTCACACAAGGACACAACAATGGAATCTACAAAAGCGACGGAAGAAGCCGTGTAAATCCAGACATCAACTACGGAACTGGCGGACTTCTGCACGGACGCAAATACATGCTTACCACAAGTTGGAACGCACCTGCAACTGCTTTTACACTTCCGGGGGAATTCTTTGAAGAAACATCTGTAGATGATGGTCCAATGTTTGGTTTTCATAAAATGAACAAATTTACAGGAATGGAAAAAGTAAACGGATTTCATTTTCACGATGTTGAAAAAGGTGCAACACCAGAAAATATTATTATCTTTAAAGAACAGTATACCAAACATTTAGAAGAAACCTTTAAAACTTTATAA
- a CDS encoding class I SAM-dependent methyltransferase produces MKKSTIQEIKERFDNDVERFSNLETGQVATIDATISLELITEASKRIVPNATNVLDVGCGAGNYTLKMLSKVPNLNCTLVDLSLPMLDRAFERVSAETNGKVEIKQGDIREIDLEENSFDIILAGAVLHHLRDDQDWETTFTKLFKLLKSGGCLMISDLITQDTELLNEYTWQRYGEYLEGIGGTEYRQKVLDYIEKEDSPRSMNYQLDLMKEVGFSKVEILHKNMCFGAFGGIK; encoded by the coding sequence ATGAAAAAATCAACTATTCAAGAAATCAAAGAACGGTTCGACAATGATGTCGAACGATTTTCAAACTTAGAAACTGGACAAGTGGCCACAATCGACGCGACTATTTCTTTGGAATTAATAACTGAAGCTTCAAAACGTATTGTTCCAAATGCTACAAATGTATTGGATGTGGGCTGTGGAGCTGGAAATTATACTTTAAAAATGTTATCTAAAGTGCCAAATTTGAATTGTACGTTAGTCGATTTGAGTTTGCCAATGTTGGATCGTGCTTTTGAAAGAGTTTCGGCAGAAACAAATGGAAAAGTTGAAATCAAACAGGGCGATATACGAGAAATAGATTTAGAAGAAAACAGTTTTGATATTATCTTGGCTGGAGCAGTTTTGCATCATTTACGTGACGATCAAGATTGGGAAACGACTTTCACAAAATTATTCAAATTGTTGAAATCAGGCGGTTGTTTGATGATTTCTGATTTGATCACGCAAGACACGGAATTATTGAACGAATATACTTGGCAACGTTATGGAGAATATTTGGAAGGAATAGGAGGGACGGAATATCGTCAGAAAGTTTTGGATTATATCGAAAAAGAGGATTCTCCCAGATCGATGAATTACCAATTGGATTTGATGAAAGAAGTAGGTTTTTCAAAAGTCGAAATTTTACATAAAAATATGTGTTTCGGGGCTTTCGGAGGCATTAAATAA
- a CDS encoding LysR family transcriptional regulator, whose protein sequence is MELRHLKYFLVVAEELNFTKASEKLFISQPPLSRQIAELEEELQAKLFIRNNKKVELTEAGKYLEKEAKDLFQNLERISVKTKKIAENVSGEFRIAYISSIYSAVISDLIKHLKAQFPYVNFKLFEISTTKQIETLEQGKIEMGIIRSPIHSPKIESHLWFKDGFSLVYNKKSILIKSENEILKLKDETFVFFNKDYAPHYHEVLLELCAFYGFTPKIIHEANNINSIVQLVKNGLGISIVPTNVTKNNQDSELGFIELKKVNLYTNVSIITSKENDSEIIKSAVDFLLNISSSR, encoded by the coding sequence ATGGAATTACGTCACTTAAAATATTTTCTAGTGGTAGCCGAAGAACTGAACTTTACCAAAGCTTCAGAAAAACTTTTTATTTCACAGCCTCCACTAAGTCGACAAATAGCAGAATTGGAAGAAGAACTTCAGGCAAAGCTTTTCATCAGAAACAATAAAAAAGTCGAATTGACCGAAGCTGGAAAATATCTCGAAAAAGAAGCAAAAGACCTCTTTCAGAATCTGGAACGCATTTCTGTTAAAACAAAAAAGATCGCAGAGAATGTTTCGGGCGAATTTAGGATTGCTTATATCAGTTCGATTTATTCTGCCGTTATTTCAGATTTAATCAAACATCTGAAAGCGCAATTTCCGTACGTAAATTTCAAACTTTTCGAGATTTCAACAACCAAACAAATAGAGACTTTAGAACAAGGAAAAATCGAAATGGGAATTATTCGATCCCCAATTCATTCTCCTAAAATAGAATCACATTTATGGTTTAAAGACGGATTTTCATTGGTTTACAATAAAAAATCTATTTTGATAAAATCGGAAAACGAGATTTTAAAATTGAAAGATGAAACGTTTGTATTTTTCAATAAAGATTACGCACCCCATTATCATGAAGTTTTACTCGAGCTTTGCGCATTTTATGGCTTTACACCGAAAATCATTCACGAAGCAAACAACATCAATTCAATAGTACAATTAGTCAAAAACGGATTAGGAATTTCGATTGTTCCCACAAACGTTACCAAAAACAATCAAGATTCTGAGCTTGGTTTTATTGAATTGAAAAAAGTAAATCTTTATACAAATGTTTCGATTATAACCTCTAAAGAGAATGATTCTGAAATCATAAAATCTGCCGTTGATTTTTTATTGAATATAAGTAGTTCACGCTAA
- a CDS encoding acetyl-CoA C-acyltransferase, with protein MNKRVVIVSAVRTPIGSFMGGLSTVPAPKLGAAAIKGALQKINLDPKLVDEVFMGNVIQAGVGQAPARQAALFAGLSEEVAATTVNKVCASGMKAVMFAAQAIACGDAEIVVAGGMESMSLIPHYVQMRAGNKFGPATMLDGMQKDGLTDAYDNNAMGVCADLCASEYKISREEQDAFAIQSYEKSAKAWDAGKFDNEVVPVEVPQRRGEPIIFSKDEEYTNVKLDKIPSLSPVFTKDGTVTAANASTINDGAAALVLMSEEKANALGLKPLAYIKGYADAAQEPKWFTTSPAKALPKALDKAGISISDVDFFEFNEAFSVVGLANAKILNLDNDKVNVNGGAVSLGHPLGASGARIIVTLLNVLEQNNAKTGAAAICNGGGGASAIVIERA; from the coding sequence ATGAACAAAAGAGTTGTTATCGTTTCTGCCGTTAGAACACCTATCGGAAGTTTCATGGGAGGGTTATCTACCGTACCTGCACCAAAATTAGGCGCTGCCGCTATAAAAGGCGCCCTTCAAAAAATTAACCTAGACCCAAAATTAGTTGATGAAGTTTTTATGGGTAATGTAATTCAGGCAGGCGTTGGGCAAGCTCCAGCGCGTCAAGCAGCACTTTTTGCTGGATTGTCTGAAGAAGTTGCCGCTACAACAGTAAACAAAGTTTGTGCTTCTGGAATGAAAGCTGTCATGTTTGCCGCGCAAGCAATTGCATGCGGAGACGCTGAAATTGTAGTAGCAGGCGGAATGGAAAGTATGAGTTTGATTCCACATTATGTGCAAATGCGCGCTGGAAACAAATTTGGCCCAGCAACTATGCTTGACGGAATGCAAAAAGATGGTTTGACAGATGCTTATGACAACAACGCAATGGGAGTTTGCGCTGATTTATGTGCATCTGAATACAAAATAAGCCGTGAAGAGCAAGACGCTTTCGCAATTCAATCTTATGAAAAAAGTGCCAAAGCTTGGGATGCTGGAAAATTCGACAATGAAGTTGTTCCTGTTGAAGTACCACAAAGACGCGGTGAACCAATCATTTTTTCAAAAGATGAAGAATACACTAATGTCAAATTAGACAAAATTCCTTCTTTAAGTCCAGTTTTCACAAAAGACGGAACTGTAACAGCCGCAAACGCTTCAACAATCAACGACGGAGCTGCCGCTTTGGTTTTGATGTCTGAAGAAAAAGCAAATGCATTAGGCTTAAAACCTCTTGCCTACATAAAAGGCTACGCAGATGCAGCACAAGAACCAAAATGGTTTACAACAAGTCCAGCAAAAGCATTACCAAAAGCTTTGGATAAAGCAGGAATTTCAATTTCAGATGTTGATTTCTTCGAATTCAACGAAGCTTTTTCTGTAGTTGGATTAGCTAATGCAAAAATATTAAACCTTGATAACGACAAAGTAAACGTAAACGGTGGCGCAGTTTCTTTAGGACATCCTCTTGGAGCTTCTGGAGCGCGTATTATTGTAACTTTACTAAATGTTTTAGAACAAAACAATGCAAAAACCGGAGCTGCAGCAATTTGCAACGGCGGTGGTGGTGCATCAGCAATTGTTATCGAAAGAGCGTAA
- a CDS encoding DUF2130 domain-containing protein has translation MAEQSSIQCPNCGTPIDVNDVLKHQLEDSIRKEFQQKANIQNRELELKNEQFEKAKAEFEAKKKQENELFAERLEREKKTAEKEISEKLKAKLEEENKDRLLLMEKELSEKSEKIRELNKMEGEIAKLQREKLEMKEAIQAEAEKQLNAQLALEREKIRKQEDDKNELKFKELQKQLEEQKKLTEEMKRKQEQGSMQLQGEVMELAIEEWLANNFPLDSIDEIKKGANGADCLQVVNTREHQNCGSIYYESKRTKAFQPSWIEKFKNDIRTKRANIGVLVTEVMPSGMDRMGMRDGIWICTYEEFKGLSAVLRQSLIQINQAVQAQENKGDKMSMLYDFLTSNEFRLQIEGIVEGFTQMQSDLDSEKRAMQRIWKQREKQIEKVVHNTLGMYGSIRGIAGNAVQSVKALELDFIEGESGDENPEELFE, from the coding sequence ATGGCTGAGCAATCTTCAATTCAGTGTCCAAACTGCGGAACTCCTATCGATGTAAATGATGTTTTAAAACATCAGCTGGAAGATAGCATCCGTAAAGAATTCCAGCAAAAAGCAAATATTCAAAACCGTGAATTAGAGCTTAAAAATGAGCAATTCGAAAAAGCCAAAGCCGAATTTGAAGCGAAGAAAAAACAAGAAAATGAACTTTTTGCTGAACGTTTAGAACGCGAGAAAAAAACAGCCGAAAAAGAAATTTCTGAAAAACTAAAAGCCAAACTTGAAGAAGAAAATAAAGATCGTTTGCTTTTAATGGAAAAAGAACTCTCTGAAAAATCGGAAAAAATCAGAGAATTAAATAAAATGGAAGGGGAAATCGCAAAATTACAGCGCGAAAAACTGGAAATGAAAGAAGCCATTCAGGCCGAAGCCGAAAAACAATTGAACGCTCAATTGGCTTTGGAACGTGAAAAAATTAGAAAACAGGAAGACGATAAAAACGAGCTGAAATTCAAAGAACTCCAGAAACAGCTTGAAGAACAAAAAAAGCTGACGGAAGAAATGAAACGCAAGCAAGAACAAGGTTCGATGCAATTGCAAGGCGAAGTAATGGAATTAGCAATCGAAGAATGGCTTGCAAACAACTTTCCGCTTGACAGCATCGACGAAATTAAAAAAGGTGCCAATGGCGCTGATTGTCTTCAAGTTGTAAATACAAGAGAACATCAAAACTGCGGCTCTATTTATTACGAAAGCAAAAGAACAAAAGCATTTCAGCCTTCATGGATTGAGAAATTCAAAAATGATATTAGAACCAAAAGAGCCAATATTGGAGTTCTGGTTACCGAAGTTATGCCTTCCGGAATGGACAGAATGGGCATGCGCGACGGAATCTGGATTTGTACTTATGAAGAGTTTAAAGGCTTAAGTGCCGTTTTGCGTCAATCTTTAATTCAGATTAATCAGGCGGTTCAAGCACAGGAAAACAAAGGCGATAAAATGTCGATGTTATATGATTTCTTAACCAGCAACGAATTCCGTTTACAAATTGAAGGAATTGTCGAAGGTTTTACGCAAATGCAAAGCGATTTAGATTCTGAAAAAAGAGCAATGCAAAGAATCTGGAAACAACGAGAAAAACAAATCGAAAAAGTAGTTCATAACACTTTAGGAATGTACGGTTCAATTCGCGGTATTGCTGGAAATGCGGTTCAAAGTGTGAAAGCTTTGGAATTGGATTTTATTGAAGGGGAATCAGGAGATGAAAATCCAGAAGAATTGTTTGAATAG